In one Macaca nemestrina isolate mMacNem1 chromosome 2, mMacNem.hap1, whole genome shotgun sequence genomic region, the following are encoded:
- the LOC105480427 gene encoding ubiquitin carboxyl-terminal hydrolase 19 isoform X11: MSGGASATGPRRGPPGLEDATSKKRQKDRANQESKDGDPRKETGSRYVAQAGLELLASGDPSASASCAAGITGSCHHSRLFFPSLSGSASTPREEQTKEELLLDWRQSAEEVIVKLHVGVGPLQLEDIDAAFTDTDCVVRFAGGQQWGGVFYAEIKSSCAKVQTRKGSLLHLTLPKKVPMLTWPSLLKKPLGTQELVPGLQCQENGQELSPTALEPGPEPHRAKQEARNQKRAQGRGEVGSGAGPGAQAGPSAKRAVHLCRGPEGEGSRDDPGPRGDAPPFVADPATQVEADEQLCIPPVNPQTCLLGSEENLALLAGEKAVSPGNDPVSPAVVRSRNSGKDDRAKEEMAVAADAATLVDEPESMVNLAFVKNDSYEKGPDSVVVHVYVKEICRDTSRVLFREQDFTLIFQTRDGNFLRLHPGCGPHTIFRWQVKLRNLIEPEQCTFCFTASRIDICLRKRQSQRWGGLEAPATRVGGAKVAVPTGPTPLDSTPPGGAPHPLTGQEEARAMEKDKSKARSEDTGLESVATRTPMEHVTPKPETHLASPKPTCMVPPMPHSPVSGDSVEEEEEEEKKVCLPGFTGLVNLGNTCFMNSVIQSLSNTRELRDFFHDRSFEAEINYNNPLGTGGRLAIGFAVLLRALWKGTHHAFQPSKLKAIVASKASQFTGYAQHDAQEFMAFLLDGLHEDLNRIQNKPYTETVDSDGRPDEVVAEEAWQRHKMRNDSFIVDLFQGQYKSKLVCPVCAKVSITFDPFLYLPVPLPQKQKVLPVFYFAREPHSKPIKFLVSVSKENSTASEVLDSLSQSVRVKPENLRLAEVIKNRFHRVFLPSHSLDTVSPSDMLLCFELLSPELAKERVVVLEVQQRPQVPSVPISKCAACQRKQQSEDEKLKRCTRCYRVGYCNQLCQKTHWPDHKGLCRPENIGYPFLVSVPASRLTYARLAQLLEGYARYSVSVFQPPFQPGRMALESQSPGCTTLLSTGSLEAGDSERDPIQPPELQLVTPMAEGDTGLPRVWAAPDRGPVPSTSGISSEILASGPTEVGSLPAGERVSRPEAAVPGYQHPSEAMNAHTPQFFIYKIDSSNREQRLEDKGDTPLELGDDCSLALVWRNNERLQEFVLVASKELECAEDPGSAGEAARAGHFTLDQCLNLFTRPEVLAPEEAWYCPQCKQHREASKQLLLWRLPNVLIVQLKRFSFRSFIWRDKINDLVEFPVRNLDLSKFCIGQKEEQLPSYDLYAVINHYGGMIGGHYTACARLPNDRSSQRSDVGWRLFDDSTVTTVDESQVVTRYAYVLFYRRRNSPVERPPRAGHSEHHPDLGPAAEAAASQASRIWQELEAEEELVPEGPGPLGPWGPQDWVGPPPRGPTTPDEGCLRYFVLGTVAALVALVLNVFYPLVSQSRWR; encoded by the exons ATGTCTGGCGGGGCCAGTGCCACAGGCCCAAGGAGAGGGCCCCCAGGACTGGAGGACGCAACTAGTAAGAAGAGGCAGAAGGATCGAGCAAACCAGGAGAGCAAGGATGGAGATCCTAGGAAAG agacagggtctcgatatgttgcccaggctggtcttgaacttctggcctcaggtgatccttctgcctcagcctcctgcgcagctgggatcacaggctcatgccaccattcccggctgtTCTTTCCTTCATTGTCAGGGTCAGCATCCACTCCTCGGGAGGAGCAGACCAAAGAGG AGTTGTTGCTCGattggaggcagagtgcagaagAGGTGATTGTCAAGCTTCATGTGGGAGTAGGTCCCTTGCAGCTGGAGGATATAGATGCTGCTTTCACAGATACGGACTGTGTGGTGCGGTTTGCAG GTGGTCAGCAGTGGGGTGGTGTCTTCTATGCTGAGATAAAAAGCTCTTGTGCTAAAGTGCAAACCCGCAAGGGTAGTCTCCTGCACCTGACACTGCCCAAAAAGGTGCCTATGCTCACGTGGCCCTCCCTCCTG AAGAAACCTCTAGGGACCCAGGAGCTGGTGCCGGGGCTGCAGTGCCAGGAGAATGGGCAGGAACTGTCTCCCACTGCCCTGGAGCCAGGCCCTGAGCCCCACCGGGCTAAGCAGGAGGCCCGGAACCAGAAGCGGGCCCAGGGCCGTGGTGAGGTAGGCTCAGGGGCTGGCCCCGGGGCCCAGGCAGGGCCCAGCGCCAAGAGGGCTGTGCATCTCTGCAGAGGGCCAGAGGGGGAGGGGTCCAGGGATGACCCTGGACCCCGGGGTGATGCCCCACCCTTCGTGGCTGACCCGGCCACTCAG GTTGAGGCTGATGAACAGCTTTGCATACCACCGGTGAACCCCCAaacctgcctcctgggctcagaggaGAATTTAGCCCTTTTGGCAGGAGAGAAAGCAGTGTCTCCTGGGAATGACCCAGTCTCTCCAGCCGTGGTCCGGAGCAGAAACTCTGGGAAAGATGACCGTGCCAAGGAGGAGATGGCAGTGGCAGCAGATGCTGCAACCTTGGTGGATG AGCCCGAGTCGATGGTGAACCTGGCATTTGTCAAGAATGACTCGTATGAGAAGGGCCCGGATTCAGTGGTGGTGCACGTGTACGTGAAGGAGATCTGCAGGGACACCTCGAGAGTACTTTTTCGTGAGCAGGACTTCACACTCATCTTCCAGACCAG GGATGGAAACTTCCTGAGGCTGCACCCAGGCTGTGGGCCCCACACCATCTTCCGTTGGCAGGTGAAGCTCAG GAATCTGATTGAGCCAGAGCAGTGCACCTTCTGTTTCACGGCTTCTCGCATCGACATCTGCCTTCGTAAGAGGCAGAGTCAGCGCTGGGGGGGCCTGGAGGCCCCGGCTACACGAG TGGGTGGTGCAAAGGTTGCCGTGCCGACAGGTCCAACCCCTCTGGATTCAACCCCACCAGGAGGtgctccccaccccctgacaggccagGAGGAGGCCCGGGCTATGGAGAAGGATAAATCCAAGGCACGATCTGAGGACACAGGGCTAGAGAGTGTGGCAACCCGCACACCTATGGAGCATGTAACCCCAAAGCCAGAGACACACCTGGCGTCG CCCAAGCCTACATGTATGGTGCCTCCCATGCCCCACAGCCCAGTTAGTGGAGATAgcgtggaggaggaggaagaggaagagaagaaagtgtGTCTGCCAGGCTTCACTGGCCTTGTCAATTTAGGCAACACCTGCTTCATGAACAGCGTCATTCAGTCTCTGTCCAACACTCGGGAACTCCGGGACTTCTTCCATG ACCGCTCCTTTGAGGCTGAGATCAACTACAACAACCCACTAGGGACTGGTGGGCGTCTGGCCATTGGCTTTGCTGTGCTGCTTCGGGCGCTGTGGAAGGGCACCCACCATGCCTTCCAGCCTTCCAAGTTGAAG GCCATTGTGGCGAGTAAGGCCAGCCAGTTCACAGGCTATGCGCAGCATGATGCCCAGGAGTTCATGGCTTTCCTGCTGGATGGGCTGCACGAGGACCTGAATCGCATTCAGAACAAGCCCTACACAGAGACCGTGGACTCAGATGGGCGACCCGATGAG GTGGTAGCTGAGGAAGCATGGCAGCGGCACAAGATGAGGAATGACTCTTTCATCGTGGACCTATTTCAGGGGCAGTACAAGTCGAAGCTGGTGTGCCCTGTGTGTGCCAAG GTCTCCATCACTTTTGACCCGTTTCTTTATCTGCCGGTGCCCTTGCCACAAAAGCAAAAGGTTCTCCCTGTCTTTTATTTCGCCCGAGAGCCCCACAGCAAGCCCATTAAG TTCCTAGTGAGCGTCAGCAAGGAGAACTCCACTGCCAGTGAAGTATTGGACTCCCTCTCTCAAAGCGTTCGTGTGAAGCCTGAGAATCTGCGTTTGGCGGAG GTAATTAAGAATCGTTTCCATCGTGTGTTCCTGCCCTCCCACTCACTGGACACTGTGTCCCCATCTGATATGCTCCTCTGCTTTGAGCTGTTATCCCCAGAGTTGGCTAAGGAGCGGGTAGTGGTGCTAGAGGTGCAACAG CGCCCCCAGGTGCCCAGCGTCCCCATCTCCAAGTGTGCAGCCTGCCAGCGGAAGCAACAGTCGGAGGATGAAAAGCTGAAGCGCTGTACCCGGTGCTACCGTGTGGGCTACTGCAACCA GCTCTGCCAGAAAACCCACTGGCCTGACCACAAGGGCCTCTGCCGACCTGAGAACATTGGCTACCCCTTCCTGGTCAGTGTACCTGCCTCACGCCTCACTTATGCCCGCCTTGCTCAGCTGCTAGAGGGCTATGCCCG GTACTCTGTGAGTGTGTTCCAGCCACCCTTTCAGCCTGGCCGCATGGCCTTGGAGTCTCAGAGCCCTGGCTGCACCACACTGCTCTCCACTGGCTCCCTGGAGGCTGGGGACAGTGAGAGGGACCCCATTCAGCCACCTGAGCTCCAGCTGGTGACCCCTATGGCTGAGGGGGACACAGGGCTTCCCCGGGTGTGGGCAGCCCCTGACCGGGGTCCTGTGCCCAGCACCAGTGGAATTTCTTCTGAGATACTGGCCAGTGGGCCCACTGAGGTTGGCTCCTTGCCTGCTGGCGAGAGGGTGTCCCGACCCGAAG CCGCTGTGCCTGGGTACCAGCACCCAAGTGAAGCTATGAATGCCCACACACCAcagttcttcatctataaaattgacTCATCCAACCGAGAGCAGCGGCTAGAGGACAAAG GAGACACCCCACTGGAGCTGGGTGACGATTGTAGCCTGGCTCTCGTCTGGAGGAACAATGAGCGTTTGCAGGAGTTTGTGTTGGTAGCCTCCAAGGAGCTGGAATGTGCTGAGGATCCAGGCTCTGCCGGTGAGGCTGCCCGGGCCGGCCACTTCACCCTGGACCAGTGCCTCAACCTCTTCACACGGCCTGAGGTGCTGGCACCCGAGGAGGCCTG GTACTGCCCACAGTGCAAACAGCACCGTGAGGCCTCCAAGCAGCTGTTGCTATGGCGCCTGCCAAATGTTCTCATCGTGCAGCTCAAGCGCTTCTCCTTTCGTAGTTTTATCTGGCGTGACAAGATCAATGACTTGGTGGAGTTCCCTGTTCG GAACCTGGACCTGAGCAAGTTCTGCATTGGTCAGAAAGAGGAGCAGCTGCCCAGCTATGATCTGTATGCTGTCATCAACCACTATGGAGGCATGATTGGTGGCCACTACACTGCCTGTGCACGCCTGCCCAATGATCGTAGCAGTCAGCGCAGTGACGTGG GCTGGCGCTTGTTTGATGACAGCACGGTGACAACGGTAGACGAGAGCCAGGTTGTGACGCGTTATGCCTATGTACTCTTCTACCGCCGGCGGAACTCTCCTGTGGAGAGGCCCCCCAGGGCAGGTCACTCTGAGCACCACCCAGACCTAGGCCCTGCAGCTGAGGCTGCTGCCAGCCAG GCTTCCCGGATTtggcaggagctggaggctgaggaggagctGGTGCCTGAGGGGCCTGGGCCCCTGGGTCCCTGGGGGCCCCAAGACTGGGTGGGCCCCCCGCCACGTGGCCCTACCACACCAGATGAGGGCTGCCTCCGGTACTTTGTCCTGGGCACCGTGGCGGCTTTGGTGGCCCTCGTGCTCAACGTGTTCTATCCTCTGGTATCCCAGAGTCGCTGGAGATGA
- the LOC105480427 gene encoding ubiquitin carboxyl-terminal hydrolase 19 isoform X29, with product MSGGASATGPRRGPPGLEDATSKKRQKDRANQESKDGDPRKETGSRYVAQAGLELLASGDPSASASCAAGITGSCHHSRLFFPSLSGSASTPREEQTKEGACEDPHDLLATPPPELLLDWRQSAEEVIVKLHVGVGPLQLEDIDAAFTDTDCVVRFAGGQQWGGVFYAEIKSSCAKVQTRKGSLLHLTLPKKVPMLTWPSLLKKPLGTQELVPGLQCQENGQELSPTALEPGPEPHRAKQEARNQKRAQGRGEVEADEQLCIPPVNPQTCLLGSEENLALLAGEKAVSPGNDPVSPAVVRSRNSGKDDRAKEEMAVAADAATLVDEPESMVNLAFVKNDSYEKGPDSVVVHVYVKEICRDTSRVLFREQDFTLIFQTRDGNFLRLHPGCGPHTIFRWQVKLRNLIEPEQCTFCFTASRIDICLRKRQSQRWGGLEAPATRVGGAKVAVPTGPTPLDSTPPGGAPHPLTGQEEARAMEKDKSKARSEDTGLESVATRTPMEHVTPKPETHLASPKPTCMVPPMPHSPVSGDSVEEEEEEEKKVCLPGFTGLVNLGNTCFMNSVIQSLSNTRELRDFFHDRSFEAEINYNNPLGTGGRLAIGFAVLLRALWKGTHHAFQPSKLKAIVASKASQFTGYAQHDAQEFMAFLLDGLHEDLNRIQNKPYTETVDSDGRPDEVVAEEAWQRHKMRNDSFIVDLFQGQYKSKLVCPVCAKVSITFDPFLYLPVPLPQKQKVLPVFYFAREPHSKPIKFLVSVSKENSTASEVLDSLSQSVRVKPENLRLAEVIKNRFHRVFLPSHSLDTVSPSDMLLCFELLSPELAKERVVVLEVQQRPQVPSVPISKCAACQRKQQSEDEKLKRCTRCYRVGYCNQLCQKTHWPDHKGLCRPENIGYPFLVSVPASRLTYARLAQLLEGYARYSVSVFQPPFQPGRMALESQSPGCTTLLSTGSLEAGDSERDPIQPPELQLVTPMAEGDTGLPRVWAAPDRGPVPSTSGISSEILASGPTEVGSLPAGERVSRPEAAVPGYQHPSEAMNAHTPQFFIYKIDSSNREQRLEDKGDTPLELGDDCSLALVWRNNERLQEFVLVASKELECAEDPGSAGEAARAGHFTLDQCLNLFTRPEVLAPEEAWYCPQCKQHREASKQLLLWRLPNVLIVQLKRFSFRSFIWRDKINDLVEFPVRNLDLSKFCIGQKEEQLPSYDLYAVINHYGGMIGGHYTACARLPNDRSSQRSDVGWRLFDDSTVTTVDESQVVTRYAYVLFYRRRNSPVERPPRAGHSEHHPDLGPAAEAAASQGLGPGQAPEVAPMRTAPERFAPPVDRPAPTYSNMEEVD from the exons ATGTCTGGCGGGGCCAGTGCCACAGGCCCAAGGAGAGGGCCCCCAGGACTGGAGGACGCAACTAGTAAGAAGAGGCAGAAGGATCGAGCAAACCAGGAGAGCAAGGATGGAGATCCTAGGAAAG agacagggtctcgatatgttgcccaggctggtcttgaacttctggcctcaggtgatccttctgcctcagcctcctgcgcagctgggatcacaggctcatgccaccattcccggctgtTCTTTCCTTCATTGTCAGGGTCAGCATCCACTCCTCGGGAGGAGCAGACCAAAGAGG GAGCTTGTGAAGACCCTCATGATCTCTTGGCTACTCCCCCTCCAGAGTTGTTGCTCGattggaggcagagtgcagaagAGGTGATTGTCAAGCTTCATGTGGGAGTAGGTCCCTTGCAGCTGGAGGATATAGATGCTGCTTTCACAGATACGGACTGTGTGGTGCGGTTTGCAG GTGGTCAGCAGTGGGGTGGTGTCTTCTATGCTGAGATAAAAAGCTCTTGTGCTAAAGTGCAAACCCGCAAGGGTAGTCTCCTGCACCTGACACTGCCCAAAAAGGTGCCTATGCTCACGTGGCCCTCCCTCCTG AAGAAACCTCTAGGGACCCAGGAGCTGGTGCCGGGGCTGCAGTGCCAGGAGAATGGGCAGGAACTGTCTCCCACTGCCCTGGAGCCAGGCCCTGAGCCCCACCGGGCTAAGCAGGAGGCCCGGAACCAGAAGCGGGCCCAGGGCCGTGGTGAG GTTGAGGCTGATGAACAGCTTTGCATACCACCGGTGAACCCCCAaacctgcctcctgggctcagaggaGAATTTAGCCCTTTTGGCAGGAGAGAAAGCAGTGTCTCCTGGGAATGACCCAGTCTCTCCAGCCGTGGTCCGGAGCAGAAACTCTGGGAAAGATGACCGTGCCAAGGAGGAGATGGCAGTGGCAGCAGATGCTGCAACCTTGGTGGATG AGCCCGAGTCGATGGTGAACCTGGCATTTGTCAAGAATGACTCGTATGAGAAGGGCCCGGATTCAGTGGTGGTGCACGTGTACGTGAAGGAGATCTGCAGGGACACCTCGAGAGTACTTTTTCGTGAGCAGGACTTCACACTCATCTTCCAGACCAG GGATGGAAACTTCCTGAGGCTGCACCCAGGCTGTGGGCCCCACACCATCTTCCGTTGGCAGGTGAAGCTCAG GAATCTGATTGAGCCAGAGCAGTGCACCTTCTGTTTCACGGCTTCTCGCATCGACATCTGCCTTCGTAAGAGGCAGAGTCAGCGCTGGGGGGGCCTGGAGGCCCCGGCTACACGAG TGGGTGGTGCAAAGGTTGCCGTGCCGACAGGTCCAACCCCTCTGGATTCAACCCCACCAGGAGGtgctccccaccccctgacaggccagGAGGAGGCCCGGGCTATGGAGAAGGATAAATCCAAGGCACGATCTGAGGACACAGGGCTAGAGAGTGTGGCAACCCGCACACCTATGGAGCATGTAACCCCAAAGCCAGAGACACACCTGGCGTCG CCCAAGCCTACATGTATGGTGCCTCCCATGCCCCACAGCCCAGTTAGTGGAGATAgcgtggaggaggaggaagaggaagagaagaaagtgtGTCTGCCAGGCTTCACTGGCCTTGTCAATTTAGGCAACACCTGCTTCATGAACAGCGTCATTCAGTCTCTGTCCAACACTCGGGAACTCCGGGACTTCTTCCATG ACCGCTCCTTTGAGGCTGAGATCAACTACAACAACCCACTAGGGACTGGTGGGCGTCTGGCCATTGGCTTTGCTGTGCTGCTTCGGGCGCTGTGGAAGGGCACCCACCATGCCTTCCAGCCTTCCAAGTTGAAG GCCATTGTGGCGAGTAAGGCCAGCCAGTTCACAGGCTATGCGCAGCATGATGCCCAGGAGTTCATGGCTTTCCTGCTGGATGGGCTGCACGAGGACCTGAATCGCATTCAGAACAAGCCCTACACAGAGACCGTGGACTCAGATGGGCGACCCGATGAG GTGGTAGCTGAGGAAGCATGGCAGCGGCACAAGATGAGGAATGACTCTTTCATCGTGGACCTATTTCAGGGGCAGTACAAGTCGAAGCTGGTGTGCCCTGTGTGTGCCAAG GTCTCCATCACTTTTGACCCGTTTCTTTATCTGCCGGTGCCCTTGCCACAAAAGCAAAAGGTTCTCCCTGTCTTTTATTTCGCCCGAGAGCCCCACAGCAAGCCCATTAAG TTCCTAGTGAGCGTCAGCAAGGAGAACTCCACTGCCAGTGAAGTATTGGACTCCCTCTCTCAAAGCGTTCGTGTGAAGCCTGAGAATCTGCGTTTGGCGGAG GTAATTAAGAATCGTTTCCATCGTGTGTTCCTGCCCTCCCACTCACTGGACACTGTGTCCCCATCTGATATGCTCCTCTGCTTTGAGCTGTTATCCCCAGAGTTGGCTAAGGAGCGGGTAGTGGTGCTAGAGGTGCAACAG CGCCCCCAGGTGCCCAGCGTCCCCATCTCCAAGTGTGCAGCCTGCCAGCGGAAGCAACAGTCGGAGGATGAAAAGCTGAAGCGCTGTACCCGGTGCTACCGTGTGGGCTACTGCAACCA GCTCTGCCAGAAAACCCACTGGCCTGACCACAAGGGCCTCTGCCGACCTGAGAACATTGGCTACCCCTTCCTGGTCAGTGTACCTGCCTCACGCCTCACTTATGCCCGCCTTGCTCAGCTGCTAGAGGGCTATGCCCG GTACTCTGTGAGTGTGTTCCAGCCACCCTTTCAGCCTGGCCGCATGGCCTTGGAGTCTCAGAGCCCTGGCTGCACCACACTGCTCTCCACTGGCTCCCTGGAGGCTGGGGACAGTGAGAGGGACCCCATTCAGCCACCTGAGCTCCAGCTGGTGACCCCTATGGCTGAGGGGGACACAGGGCTTCCCCGGGTGTGGGCAGCCCCTGACCGGGGTCCTGTGCCCAGCACCAGTGGAATTTCTTCTGAGATACTGGCCAGTGGGCCCACTGAGGTTGGCTCCTTGCCTGCTGGCGAGAGGGTGTCCCGACCCGAAG CCGCTGTGCCTGGGTACCAGCACCCAAGTGAAGCTATGAATGCCCACACACCAcagttcttcatctataaaattgacTCATCCAACCGAGAGCAGCGGCTAGAGGACAAAG GAGACACCCCACTGGAGCTGGGTGACGATTGTAGCCTGGCTCTCGTCTGGAGGAACAATGAGCGTTTGCAGGAGTTTGTGTTGGTAGCCTCCAAGGAGCTGGAATGTGCTGAGGATCCAGGCTCTGCCGGTGAGGCTGCCCGGGCCGGCCACTTCACCCTGGACCAGTGCCTCAACCTCTTCACACGGCCTGAGGTGCTGGCACCCGAGGAGGCCTG GTACTGCCCACAGTGCAAACAGCACCGTGAGGCCTCCAAGCAGCTGTTGCTATGGCGCCTGCCAAATGTTCTCATCGTGCAGCTCAAGCGCTTCTCCTTTCGTAGTTTTATCTGGCGTGACAAGATCAATGACTTGGTGGAGTTCCCTGTTCG GAACCTGGACCTGAGCAAGTTCTGCATTGGTCAGAAAGAGGAGCAGCTGCCCAGCTATGATCTGTATGCTGTCATCAACCACTATGGAGGCATGATTGGTGGCCACTACACTGCCTGTGCACGCCTGCCCAATGATCGTAGCAGTCAGCGCAGTGACGTGG GCTGGCGCTTGTTTGATGACAGCACGGTGACAACGGTAGACGAGAGCCAGGTTGTGACGCGTTATGCCTATGTACTCTTCTACCGCCGGCGGAACTCTCCTGTGGAGAGGCCCCCCAGGGCAGGTCACTCTGAGCACCACCCAGACCTAGGCCCTGCAGCTGAGGCTGCTGCCAGCCAG GGACTAGGCCCTGGCCAGGCCCCCGAGGTGGCCCCCATGCGGACAGCCCCTGAACGCTTCGCCCCCCCTGTGGATCGGCCAGCCCCCACCTACAGCAACATGGAGGAGGTGGATTAG